In the genome of Crassostrea angulata isolate pt1a10 chromosome 6, ASM2561291v2, whole genome shotgun sequence, the window AGAGAAAAGGTTTCTTGTCCAACCTTAAACTAGTTGCTACTAATTTTACCTCTATACAGTAAAACTAGTTAACAAGTAGATATCATTACCATATTTGATATGGAGCCATTTAGCAATAAGTCTGAAAATACAAAAGTTGAAAGTTCACTTTTAAATTGTAACATTGCTTCATTTTATTTCGTATTTTTGGCATTTCgacaattaataaaataatgtttcaacggtttctctctctctctctctctctctctctctctctctctctctcattgcttttattttattttactgttatGAAAAAACCGGGTCTTCTAGATAGAGTTTTAAATTCCTGCTTCCTCATGCATATTTCGTTACTTAGAAGACAGGATCATGTTGAGATCGCggaaatttatacatgtactaaccaAGATATTGCATGCGTGAATTGATTacattaactacatgtattgcaCAGCAGTAAAGGTGtttttaaataaggaataaggaatcattctttgagtattatgaggtgataattttggtcgggacgtgatcatgccccgaccgaaattatcacctcatattattcaaataatgattccttattacttatatttatataattttaaaccaccGTACGATTATATATTAagtataaataagcaaaccccgctggcgcctcaatttgccTTTATGAGtgatatagtacaaaatcgatacgtagtgttatcaaaGGCAAAGAcactagaaaatgtaaatatatacttttactAACTTATATTAATGAGGTTACTTAAGTTACTATATTTACAGATGTTTAATCTTGAAGGTACGCAGgatttatttattgaattatttatgttaagttacatgtattaacatttatattatatacaattgctagaaaacaaataaatttgtgttgattttaataatatttttttttctgacggGGTTTAAGAAAACGCGTTTCCTGTCCTCTTTCGCAAAAGAAGGGGATCATTTAACGACccctttttaaatgtttaaaggaAAACTAGAAGaattttggttgattttttttttataataatcattttaaggtggaataacatatCATCACAgcatggctgacctctgatcgaaacggcatttcgttttattaaaaggatattATAGACGGCAACATATTACTTACTCCATTACCGAGTGGATAAAGTCTCGGGCTTGTGGTCCGTATataatgagttcgaatcccgcagggaCTTTttttgttacttactgaattgaatattttagatattattttattcccaaactgcaaatatttcgcttatttgatatacaatgtatgtaaaatgtatttatcattatatctttcataatcaaataatttgctgttaatttgagtaattttttcaggtgtgttattccaccttacaAATTTGTAACTTTTGCTCCTGTTCTACTGGTATCACAAACTAATAAACTGAAGGCAAATGGATATTGAGCAGGAAGTAAGAACTGTTGAAGTTTCATTCAGGCCCAACtcttaaaaaaattcttcctcATTAATTAACATTGGTAAAACGGCTTTTCGCTTTATAAAATAGCTGAGACGTTACGCAACTTTTTGGATAAACTGAGTTAGAATAAACCTCGGATATCAAGGAAATCATTTTAGATATCGTAGATAAGATCATTGACAGAAAAGGTAGGGCgaacattctctctctctctctctctctctctctctctctctctctctctctctctctctctctcatgatagCTACAAAAGTTTACCCTCGAAAATTGAGAAAATACCGTCGATAATTAATTTCTTACATTCTTTCAGACATGAAGCAATACCAGGAAGTACTGTATGCTTTGTTTGCCGTGCCGTTTACGGCTGGGAATGGAATGCGGACCCCCGAGGGGTTACGTATCCACGACGGCAGTATCTCCACCGTCGCCATTGCCGTGTTCCTCGTCGCCATTGCCTGCGTCTCCATCTTTGTTTCCTCTTCGCCCATCCACACCGACCCGGACAACGCCATTCGATACGTTCTCATGACAATAGTCGCCGTCGGTATAGCCGCTCTTTCACTACTTTGGCACAAGTTCCGAAGACAGATACGCGAAAATGATAACACTGTGACCTATGCGACCAATGCAAAACCGACTGGTCTTAGACTGAAGTTTCTTTGGCTGTTTTGCATGGGGTTGATTGTTCGAACTGCGCTTAGTGTGGCTCGTAGGTTCCACAACATCAGCGTATCTCGTCATCTGGCTAGGTCATACGTCAGCATCTTTTGGAACATTTCACTTTTCGCATTTGCTTGTCTGCAGACGGCATTTATTAGTTACTTTCGCAACACTGAAATCGTAGGATCGCTTCGTGTTCACTATGGAATGATTTTCATTATAGTTGCAAACATTTCCATCTGGTTTGACTCCATATTGTTACAGGAAAAGCGTTTCGTACTTTTTCACAATGAAACAACGCAAAACAACGGGGTGGAATCCTTCAACTGCACCAAAGAACCTTCAGTCGTATGTCTTGCCGAAAACgcttttccatttgtattgccTATCGTGGCAGAGTTCTGCCTAGTGTCCATCGGATTTCTTTTCCGGATTTGGTCGACCGCAAGAAAAACCATGATCAGAACTTTTCTTATGAATCTTACCGACCCACGGGAAGAACTAACGCCTCTTATGAACCAAAGCGAATACGTTGAAATCGACCAGCAGACACAGTTTCCGTATGGATCTCGCCGTAAATCGGCCCTGTTGTATCTGAGCGCCGCTGTTGGAGCAGTGTTTGTGATCGTTCTTGTCATCATCGTGTTGGCAATTTTGACCGAAAAAGGCGAATTGAAACAACTAGATCTCTACAAGTCACTGAAAATCTATCGTCTGCTATACACCATTGTCATGATTGGTCTCGTGTTTTTGGGGTTCGGGCTTTTGTACGGCCAGTGTGTACCCATTAATAATTCCCGCCCAATTTCGGCTGGAGAAAACATCCTGTTATTCAGTTTGCTGGGAACTGTCATGTATCTACTGTTTAGAATGGTTGCCAGCATTCATTTTGAGTCCATTGGCTCTTTGAACATCGCGGATGACATTCTAAGCCTAATTCACATCTATTTCCAGACAGTGCTGATGCTGCAGTCCTACCGGTACCGTCGCTACAGACGACTAGAATTTCTGTCCATCAAGAATGTGTTCATGCTGCTATTTGTGATGAACCTTGGTCTCTGGTTCAACGACAGTTTTCTTCAGAACAGAACGCCCTTCATCAACACGGTCAACTACAAGATGTACAGTCAACAGACCTGGGACTTTGTCAACGGCACGCTATTTCCGGTTGTCGTTTTCTTCCAGTTCAATTGCTCAATGATTTTGTATGAGCTTCATCATAATTTCCGTTCTTTTGATGAAAGATAACGTCCATACGAAgacaattaataaaatttatatctAGATATGCATActatataaattatttgtttggaCTTTATAGAGATATCCGACTTTTCCGGTGGTGGGTATTGAAAgtggtatttttaattttagatgtTATGGATCAGATTGTATACATATatgatgacaaaaaattatgtattttctaTAAACTGGCATTTGCAGTGGAATGGACTTGTATGTTCGCTCATATATGATACATACGTTCACTACATATGTTTCCGTATAACGAAAGAAGTTGTTGGGTATATATACCATAGACATTTAAcggtatatacatacatgtgattcgtgtcaatttttaaaaaagaattcaagttgatcttttcaattttaaagtacTATCATGAGTACATTTGTACGTGTTACAAAgattttcttcaataaaatgaaaaagataaatTCTCATACATCGtttctttttggttttttttggtggggttttttttttttgagagagagagaatggaCGTCAAATCATTTGCTGGCAGTCAATCTGTCTAAGCGTCATCTTTGTTTTCCTCTTTCTCGACAATTTACTGGACTCTTTTCAACCAAACTTCCTGCTTCTACGGTGATATTTTGTAGTAAAGATTATAGGTAAAGGAGAATTTGATGTGGTTTAAAGGCCTTTCTCTAGAATTAAAGATAGTCTCTCTTAAATGTACAACCCTTTGTGTACAGAAGATCGACAATAATGGGTCAACTGAGGGATGAGGATAAatggaagaagaaaaagaagaaccATGGAAGCCTGTTACCATGTTTACCGATTTTAACGTTATATATtccaaattatataaaaagctGCTGTCGGCGCATTATTTCCTCAGATTGATTTGCCTAGTATTTTACCATtttatttgcattcaaattatataatatgaaaGTTATGAATCATGTTCAATGTCAATTTACAGCATaacaaattgttttcatatggCTTTCCTGAGGCGACGAAATATAAATTAGATCGGGCTCGATATTCAAAAAAACAATTGGAGACGCAATTTGACAAGTTGAGAAAATTCGTTTACAAACAAAAGTTCATGGATTTTAACAGACGACAATGacttattcaacaaaaaatggCTGAGGGTAGAggtgaatatatttttcacactGTTATGTAATCATTAATTGCTATTTAATGCATATCTCGCTCTATAAAAAAACATACAAACTGGCAAAATATTGAGCATTCGTAGTAAAACCGTAAAAGTTTATGTTTCCAAATATCCATATTAATGGCTTCTGTCTTAATCAGACTGACCATgttgacaattgtttcattCACGATTTTGTGAACTTGGATTTAAAATGGCTGTAATCAGAGAAATACgtgattttgattaattttttagatCAAATCCAAAAAGTTCCCCACAACGAAAGACTAGTGTTAAAGTTGGATACATGTATTCAGACATACACATGGGACTGTGGGCTTGCTTGCTGTTGTATGGTGCTAAGGTGAAcaactttaaaaagaagaatGCATTTAACTGCATGATTACCTTGAAATGAATATAATCCACTCAAgacttttgaaagaaaaacaaactgaaCATGAAGTGATTTAGAATAGTACAGTATGtggagtcttggtaaaatgggtaggcaaacccgggccggggcaaaataaaagccggggcagatcgatatttttcaactttctttgttaatgataaaccaatcttattgaaattttcaagatatGTTCCCAATCGATATAACTGTGttcgctgtaaatatttctgcacaacattgtatattaagaaatttatcgactattgttgattttcaagttggtaaaatgggtaggcaaacccgggtcGACATTTTTCGGTTTTGTGGACTTATTTAAGTAAAAACTGAACATTTCACGTTTAATTCCggtaaaacatatgaaatactGATAAGAAATAGGCTTTTGTTGAACGGAATATAATTATTCTTCGATTAAtaacagtttttaagaaaaaccgTGTCACTAAAACCGGATCCGATCACCCGGGACAAACTTAAAAATTCCGAAATAGTTGCGTGTCTATGTTATCCCACgtgattttatttatgttaagtTTTATAATGTTACTTTGTAATAAAGATCAtagatcatcatcatcatcattttatTTAGCAAATGAGAGTTTGAAATAGATTGTCTTGagataaatatgaattattcgaaaaattaacacttttataaagttCACTTCTGAGGTTGTTATATAGAGCACATTTTAGGAGAAAGTGGAATTCGTCTTCTATTTCGTCCAAGATACAGAATTTACACGTGCGCTCAGTGGCAGGTTCCCCCCGAAATCGTCCGGTCTCTATCCTCAGCGGTAATACCCCACACCGAAACTGTGCCATTGCTGACCTAATATGTTTAGGAATAttcattgaaatataattttctagGCAGAAATGTTCCTTTAAAAGTTTGTATGTTCTTAATTTAGGAGTGTTATGGATATCTATTTGCCATCTGAGTTCCTGATCTGACTGCTGTTTGCTGATAAAATAGGTTATGTGTAACACCAAACATTACTTACcttttcaatttaataaattagGCTCTAATGAGGATACCTCCTTGTGGTTAGAGCTGAGCAATGTCACAATATTTGTGAAAGCTAACATCCTCATAATATCGGAATTTTTAAGTTTGTCCCGGGTGATCGGATCCGGTTTTAGTGACCcggtttttcttaaaaactgttattaattGAAGAATTTTTACTTTCCGTTCAATAAATGACTATTTTTTATTAGTATATTATATGGTTTACCGGAATTAAACGTGGAATGTtcacttttttcttaaataagtcCAAAAAACCGTAAAATGTCgacccgggtttgcctacccattttaccaacttgAAAATCAATAATCGTCGATAAATTTcttaatatacattgttttgcagaaatatttacagcgaatataCTTATACTAATTGTTGACatgtcctgaaaatttcaatgagatTGGTTGAGtattaacaaagaaaattgaaaaatatcgatctgccccggcttttattttgccccggcccgggtttgcctacccattttaccattAAACGTGGAATGTtcacttttttcttaaataagtcCAAAAAACCGTAAAATGTCgacccgggtttgcctacccattttaccaacttgAAAATCAATAATCGTCGATAAATTTcttaatatacattgttttgcagaaatatttacagcgaatataCTTATACTAATTGTTGACatgtcctgaaaatttcaatgagatTGGTTGAGtattaacaaagaaaattgaaaaatatcgatctgccccggcttttattttgccccggcccgggtttgcctacccattttaccaagactccaGTATGTGAccatgtcattatttttttacaagataacaTATGACAGGATTAGCTCATGATACAAATCGTAATGAACTGAATCAAAAggaaagttttataaatttcaCTTTCTAGGTACTTGGGTAAAGACGATTCCTGTGTGTACACCAGTGATCTGGAGGAACTTCAATGTGGACAGAGGTATGATAGAACTTATGTATTTGTTTAGCAAGACCAAAGTAAACCATGTTACTGAAAAGTATCAGATTAGATAAATTACTGTAAATCCTCCCCAAAAAGAAAAGAGAGGTAATTTATGTAGCAATGCActcaggccccccccccccccccccaaggtaATATTTGTCGCAgcacatacattttttttaataaaaaaaaaatgcaattaatttctcagctacatgtatttccaGGCATTACTATGTATAGCAATAACTTCAAAGTGGCACTAGGCTGctatcactaaaaaaaattcagagtacacgtttgttttttaacaaaaaaatttgcAGTTACGCATGATAAGCataatttaatttccttttgaCATTGATGTTCTTGGATTCAGTTCATACaacttattttcaaaattaaagatcCGTTTCAGTTATGCCTTATTAATgcttaaatatttttactttttagcaTATGGACAATTGATTTGGGATACCTCCTTCTGAAATATAAAGTGAAAGTAGAGTTCACCACTGTCACACTTGGAGTTGATGATCAGTATGCCAAAAAGGTACTAGTAAACCAGAACAAGTTAAAAGCATGTGTAAAAGATGagcatc includes:
- the LOC128190876 gene encoding uncharacterized protein LOC128190876, whose product is MKQYQEVLYALFAVPFTAGNGMRTPEGLRIHDGSISTVAIAVFLVAIACVSIFVSSSPIHTDPDNAIRYVLMTIVAVGIAALSLLWHKFRRQIRENDNTVTYATNAKPTGLRLKFLWLFCMGLIVRTALSVARRFHNISVSRHLARSYVSIFWNISLFAFACLQTAFISYFRNTEIVGSLRVHYGMIFIIVANISIWFDSILLQEKRFVLFHNETTQNNGVESFNCTKEPSVVCLAENAFPFVLPIVAEFCLVSIGFLFRIWSTARKTMIRTFLMNLTDPREELTPLMNQSEYVEIDQQTQFPYGSRRKSALLYLSAAVGAVFVIVLVIIVLAILTEKGELKQLDLYKSLKIYRLLYTIVMIGLVFLGFGLLYGQCVPINNSRPISAGENILLFSLLGTVMYLLFRMVASIHFESIGSLNIADDILSLIHIYFQTVLMLQSYRYRRYRRLEFLSIKNVFMLLFVMNLGLWFNDSFLQNRTPFINTVNYKMYSQQTWDFVNGTLFPVVVFFQFNCSMILYELHHNFRSFDER